One window of Cohnella hashimotonis genomic DNA carries:
- a CDS encoding polyphosphate polymerase domain-containing protein, protein MAIEVFNRYENKYLMDTKAFYGIYNRLTEYMDLDAYNKNDKFYSISNLYYDTPQHTLIRTSLSKPKYREKLRIRAYGVPEPDAKVYLELKKKVFGLVNKRRTSLRLGEAYEFVRTGRPPAFREGMNKQVIAEIEYFLSRYELVPMTYLAYDRIAMFAKDGRDLRITFDTNIRSRRHDLALEAGDYGEQLMEKGQWLMEVKAEKTVPVWLSKLLSELSMYRTGFSKYGNEYKKSIRYAGKVPELYAAGAGGMDADTMERTQMERERILL, encoded by the coding sequence ATGGCGATCGAAGTTTTCAACCGCTACGAAAACAAATATCTGATGGACACGAAAGCCTTCTACGGCATCTACAACCGCCTGACGGAATACATGGACCTCGACGCGTACAACAAGAACGACAAGTTTTACTCGATCAGCAACCTTTATTACGATACCCCGCAGCACACGTTGATCCGCACGAGCCTCTCGAAGCCGAAGTACCGGGAAAAGCTGCGGATCCGGGCTTACGGCGTGCCGGAGCCGGACGCGAAGGTGTACCTGGAGCTGAAAAAGAAGGTGTTCGGCCTCGTGAACAAGCGCCGGACGTCGCTGAGGCTCGGCGAAGCGTACGAATTCGTCCGGACGGGCCGGCCGCCGGCCTTCCGCGAGGGGATGAACAAGCAGGTGATCGCGGAGATCGAGTATTTCCTGTCGCGGTACGAGCTGGTGCCGATGACGTATCTGGCGTACGACCGGATCGCGATGTTCGCGAAGGACGGCAGGGATCTGCGGATTACGTTCGATACGAACATCCGGTCGCGGCGGCACGATCTGGCGCTGGAAGCCGGCGACTACGGCGAGCAGCTGATGGAGAAGGGCCAGTGGCTGATGGAAGTGAAGGCGGAGAAGACGGTGCCGGTGTGGCTGTCGAAGCTGCTGTCGGAGCTGTCGATGTACCGGACGGGCTTCAGCAAGTACGGAAACGAATATAAGAAATCGATCCGCTATGCGGGCAAGGTACCGGAGCTGTACGCAGCGGGCGCTGGCGGGATGGATGCCGACACGATGGAACGGACGCAAATGGAAAGGGAGAGAATTTTGCTATGA
- a CDS encoding DUF4956 domain-containing protein → MIDSIFTTVAADTELTLTHALLTFGIAILLGGVISFTYMKTQVAYSPSFTLTMMVLPTIVAIIILLIGSNIARAFSLAGAFSIIRFRSAPGDSKDISYVLFSMAAGLACGVGAYGYAALFTVCLCILMFVLKAANFGTNKAQTKLLKVTIPENLGYEEAFDEIFRKFGVGYELKKVRTTELGSLYELVYAVQIGPQTSQKELLDAVRTRNGNLDITLTMNPVVQEY, encoded by the coding sequence ATGATCGACTCGATCTTCACGACGGTTGCCGCCGACACGGAGCTGACCTTGACGCATGCGCTGCTCACCTTCGGGATCGCCATCCTGCTGGGCGGCGTCATCAGCTTTACTTATATGAAAACGCAGGTCGCTTACTCCCCGAGCTTCACGCTCACGATGATGGTCCTGCCCACGATCGTCGCGATCATCATCCTTCTGATCGGCAGCAACATCGCCCGGGCATTCAGCCTGGCGGGCGCCTTCTCGATCATCCGGTTCCGAAGCGCGCCGGGGGATTCGAAGGATATCTCCTACGTGCTGTTCTCGATGGCGGCGGGCCTGGCCTGCGGCGTCGGCGCATACGGCTACGCGGCGCTGTTCACGGTGTGCCTGTGCATCCTGATGTTCGTGCTCAAGGCAGCGAACTTCGGCACGAACAAGGCGCAGACCAAGCTGCTGAAGGTCACGATTCCCGAGAATCTGGGCTATGAGGAAGCGTTCGATGAAATTTTCCGGAAGTTCGGCGTCGGCTACGAGTTGAAAAAGGTACGAACGACGGAGCTCGGCAGTCTGTATGAGCTCGTGTATGCGGTCCAGATCGGGCCGCAGACCAGTCAGAAGGAGCTGCTGGACGCAGTTCGTACACGCAATGGCAATCTGGATATCACGCTGACGATGAACCCGGTCGTGCAGGAGTATTGA
- a CDS encoding response regulator transcription factor: MRILIVEDEVHLAEALSQILRKNRYSVDIAHDGQSGLDNALSGIYDLLLLDIMLPEMDGIEVLRTLREQGVQTPVIMLTAKGETDDKIAGLDYGADDYIAKPFVTGELLARIRAALRRKGEAVIPDDGLRFGDLELNTSTLKLSCKGKELKLILKESELLELLIARRQAVTSKEQIIEKLWGFDSDAEHNNVEVYISFLRKKLTFLNASARISTIRGVGYVLEAAD, encoded by the coding sequence ATGAGGATACTCATCGTAGAAGACGAGGTGCATCTGGCGGAGGCGCTCTCGCAGATTCTTCGCAAAAACCGCTATTCCGTAGACATCGCGCACGACGGGCAGTCGGGGCTGGACAACGCGCTAAGCGGCATATACGACCTGCTGCTGCTCGATATCATGCTTCCTGAAATGGACGGCATCGAGGTGCTGCGGACGCTCCGCGAACAAGGCGTGCAGACGCCCGTCATCATGCTCACCGCAAAGGGAGAGACTGACGACAAGATCGCGGGGCTCGACTACGGGGCCGACGACTATATCGCCAAGCCGTTCGTTACGGGCGAGCTGCTGGCGCGGATCCGGGCGGCGCTGCGACGCAAGGGCGAGGCCGTCATCCCGGACGACGGGCTGCGGTTCGGCGACCTCGAGCTCAACACGTCGACGCTCAAGCTGTCGTGCAAGGGCAAGGAGCTCAAGCTGATCTTAAAGGAAAGCGAGCTGCTGGAGCTGCTGATCGCGCGCCGGCAGGCGGTGACGAGCAAGGAGCAGATCATCGAGAAGCTGTGGGGCTTCGATTCGGACGCGGAGCACAACAATGTTGAGGTCTACATCTCCTTTTTGCGGAAAAAACTGACCTTTCTGAACGCGTCGGCGCGCATAAGCACGATACGGGGCGTCGGGTACGTACTGGAGGCGGCGGACTGA
- a CDS encoding sensor histidine kinase produces MFNRLRNRFLLMNMVIITIIMLVAFTSIYVITYQNTNRDINMELHRVADFYHKGDGINGGKPRQGQDGNRPPQQMDDGGMGPFAERSVSFALRTDDAWSLVSTDSRYDMDDEFYAAALKKAKAKPVDSGRFTLSDTRWAYSVSPGPSGYTVSYMDVTAQQKILTNLVYTFSAVALVMLAVIYATSRYFAGRSIAPVRDAFDKQKRFIADASHELKTPLAVINTNADVLLANEGDTIASQAKWLHHIKSETERMKTLTNDLLYLTEMEDARARTIFVPFDVSDAVEGVLLTMEAVIFEQDLALAYDIEPGLTAVGSAEQLKQVVMILLDNAVKYNEPGGEIALTLRKQHQQIQLAVSNTGAGIPAEHVDRIFDRFYRADASRSRKQGGYGLGLAIAKSIVEQHRGRISAKSAPGDRTTFTVTLPLETKK; encoded by the coding sequence ATGTTCAATCGGCTGCGCAATCGGTTCCTTCTTATGAACATGGTCATCATCACGATCATCATGCTGGTCGCATTTACGTCCATCTACGTCATCACGTATCAGAATACGAACCGGGATATCAACATGGAGCTGCACCGCGTGGCGGACTTTTACCACAAGGGCGACGGTATAAACGGCGGCAAGCCGCGGCAGGGGCAAGACGGCAACCGGCCTCCGCAGCAGATGGACGACGGCGGAATGGGTCCGTTTGCGGAGCGCTCTGTCTCGTTCGCACTGCGGACGGACGACGCATGGAGCCTCGTCTCTACGGATTCCCGGTACGACATGGACGACGAATTCTATGCCGCTGCCTTGAAGAAAGCCAAGGCCAAGCCCGTGGACAGCGGACGCTTCACGCTAAGCGATACGCGGTGGGCGTACAGCGTGTCTCCCGGCCCGTCGGGCTACACGGTCTCCTATATGGATGTGACTGCCCAGCAGAAGATCCTCACGAATCTCGTGTACACCTTCTCCGCGGTCGCGCTCGTCATGCTGGCCGTCATCTACGCCACGAGCCGTTATTTCGCGGGACGCTCGATCGCGCCGGTCCGCGACGCCTTCGACAAGCAGAAGCGGTTCATCGCCGACGCCTCCCATGAGCTGAAGACGCCGCTCGCCGTCATCAACACCAACGCCGACGTGCTGCTCGCGAACGAGGGCGATACGATCGCCTCGCAGGCGAAGTGGCTGCACCATATCAAGTCGGAGACCGAGCGCATGAAGACGCTGACCAACGACCTGCTGTATCTGACCGAAATGGAGGATGCCCGCGCGCGGACGATCTTCGTGCCGTTCGACGTCAGCGATGCCGTGGAGGGCGTGCTCCTGACGATGGAGGCCGTCATCTTCGAGCAGGATCTTGCGCTCGCTTACGACATCGAGCCCGGCCTGACCGCCGTCGGCAGCGCCGAGCAGCTCAAGCAAGTCGTCATGATCCTGCTGGACAACGCGGTCAAGTACAATGAGCCGGGGGGCGAGATTGCGCTGACGCTGCGCAAGCAGCATCAGCAGATCCAGCTTGCGGTCTCAAACACCGGCGCGGGCATTCCCGCGGAGCACGTGGACCGCATATTCGACCGCTTCTACCGCGCCGATGCCTCGCGTTCGCGCAAGCAGGGCGGCTACGGCCTCGGCCTCGCCATCGCCAAGTCGATCGTCGAGCAGCATCGCGGGCGGATCTCCGCCAAGAGCGCGCCCGGCGATCGGACGACGTTCACGGTGACGCTCCCGCTGGAAACAAAAAAATAA
- a CDS encoding ATP-binding protein, with product MTRKPLSTRQYIAVAALFFAVLLGLRWSWTHLFFPISHPVIEDGVLDLRGVDLEASRPFALDGEWLFYPSRFLSEEEARAETYASRPVRVPGDWRNALDAHEGAPSYGYGTYRLRILTDPLRKPVTAWLNRVQSASVVSMNGFSEGTIGRVGTTKETYAPSSISYTSTYDGDGATEIDLLVQVSNFDQPFQGGFSRSVLFGSQSSIDFARWYSIGFQMITFVVLMLHGFYAFTLYVLNRSDRTFLLFSLLTLAAGLTIVSDHDNLLLLWLPIDFAWGLKIRLLSYMWLSYLILQLYKRFLPEPPWKAGSRIFAAALYAYTAFVMIAPAAWVYASRHYFIFSVFYLLPFVRLAWLIVRMFVRKRSDEGSVFLMVSGSAVLSSVVGGVFNAELGITPMYYPIDVIAAIIGFSAYWFQVYFRNARENAMLNERLRKADKLKDEFLANTSHELRTPLHGIMNIAENVMARERGRLSDGSLKDMDLLVGVSRRMSRLLGDLLDVARLQDGGVKLRIAPMRIQSIVPGVLDMLSFLAESKTVRLQSDIPETLPAVLADEQRVVQILYNLLHNAVKFTDEGDVSVAAELRDGRILVSVSDTGIGMNEETQDRIFRRYEQGPGDHGDGIGLGLSISRQLAEMQGGTLTVRSAPGAGSVFRFDLPAAEAGVAVVAAEASGELAATTRAADEPAAAGNVGELAAAANASGGLAAEAETAGEPAAAARAGGELAAAAETAGEPAADGAAREPGAVAGSAGEPASAAFAAGRPGPHAHGSAATEAAALEAPEERARILAVDDDPVNLSVLAGILSSEPYDISYARSAQEALTMLGDRRWDLIIADVMMPRMSGYELTRTVRARYDASELPILLLTARSQPADIYAGFQAGASDYVAKPVDAPELRYRIRALVALKRSASERLRMEAAYLQAQIQPHFVVNTLNSIVALGETDPDRMRGLGHAFASFLRMSFDSLNTEELVVLSHEIGLTEAYLFIERERFPGRLQVVWETEPGMEPFVPPLSIQPLVENAVKHGVLRQSEGGTVRIRILRADGGVRIEVGDDGVGMTEEQARLALTQPATGRRGVGLFNTNRRLKRLYGEGLHIVSQPGQGTTVSFEVPERGSRG from the coding sequence ATGACACGAAAACCGCTATCCACTCGCCAATATATCGCCGTCGCCGCGCTTTTCTTCGCCGTCCTTCTGGGCCTCAGATGGTCCTGGACCCATCTCTTTTTCCCGATCTCGCATCCCGTCATCGAAGACGGCGTGCTCGATCTGCGCGGCGTCGATCTGGAAGCCTCGCGCCCGTTCGCGCTGGACGGCGAATGGCTGTTCTATCCTTCCCGCTTCCTCTCCGAGGAAGAAGCCAGGGCGGAGACGTACGCGTCCCGCCCTGTTCGCGTGCCCGGAGACTGGCGTAACGCTTTGGACGCTCACGAAGGCGCGCCCTCCTACGGCTATGGCACTTACCGGCTGCGCATTCTGACCGATCCGCTCCGGAAGCCGGTCACGGCGTGGCTCAACCGCGTTCAGTCCGCATCCGTCGTGTCCATGAACGGCTTCTCGGAGGGGACGATCGGCCGGGTGGGCACGACCAAAGAGACCTATGCGCCCTCGAGCATCTCCTACACATCGACGTACGACGGAGACGGCGCGACGGAGATCGACCTGCTCGTGCAGGTATCCAACTTCGACCAGCCCTTCCAGGGAGGCTTCTCCCGCTCCGTGCTGTTCGGCTCGCAGTCGTCGATCGACTTCGCCAGGTGGTATTCGATCGGCTTCCAGATGATCACCTTCGTCGTGTTGATGCTCCACGGCTTCTATGCCTTCACGCTGTATGTGCTCAACCGGAGCGACCGGACCTTTCTGCTCTTCAGCCTGCTCACGCTCGCCGCCGGCCTGACCATTGTCTCGGATCACGACAACCTACTTCTGCTCTGGCTGCCTATCGACTTCGCATGGGGACTGAAGATCCGGCTGCTCTCTTATATGTGGCTGTCTTATCTGATCCTCCAGCTATACAAGCGATTCCTCCCGGAGCCGCCCTGGAAGGCGGGCTCCCGGATCTTCGCTGCCGCGCTGTACGCCTATACGGCGTTCGTTATGATCGCACCGGCCGCATGGGTTTACGCTTCACGCCATTATTTCATATTCAGCGTTTTCTATCTGCTGCCGTTCGTCAGGCTGGCCTGGCTCATCGTCCGGATGTTCGTCCGCAAGCGCAGCGACGAAGGCTCCGTGTTCCTGATGGTATCCGGCTCGGCCGTGCTGTCCAGCGTCGTGGGGGGCGTATTCAACGCGGAATTAGGCATCACGCCGATGTACTATCCGATCGACGTCATCGCGGCGATTATCGGCTTCTCCGCTTACTGGTTCCAGGTCTACTTCCGCAACGCCCGCGAGAACGCGATGCTGAACGAGCGGCTGCGGAAGGCCGACAAGCTGAAGGACGAGTTCCTTGCCAACACGTCGCACGAGCTGCGCACGCCGCTGCACGGCATTATGAATATCGCCGAAAACGTGATGGCCAGGGAGCGAGGCAGACTTAGCGACGGCTCGCTGAAGGACATGGACCTGCTCGTCGGCGTCAGCCGGCGTATGTCCCGTCTGCTGGGCGATCTGCTCGACGTCGCCCGGCTGCAGGACGGCGGGGTTAAGCTGCGGATCGCGCCGATGCGCATCCAGTCGATCGTGCCGGGCGTGCTGGACATGCTCAGCTTCCTGGCTGAGAGCAAGACCGTCCGGCTGCAATCGGACATCCCCGAGACGCTGCCGGCCGTCCTCGCGGATGAGCAGCGCGTGGTGCAGATCCTGTACAACCTGCTGCACAATGCCGTGAAGTTCACAGATGAAGGCGACGTCTCCGTCGCCGCCGAGCTCCGGGACGGACGCATCCTCGTCTCGGTGTCCGATACAGGCATCGGCATGAACGAGGAGACGCAGGACCGCATCTTCCGGCGCTACGAGCAAGGTCCCGGCGACCATGGCGACGGCATCGGGCTCGGCCTCAGCATCTCCCGGCAGCTCGCGGAGATGCAAGGGGGCACGCTAACGGTGCGCTCCGCGCCGGGCGCGGGCTCGGTGTTTAGGTTTGATCTGCCGGCGGCGGAGGCAGGAGTGGCGGTAGTGGCGGCGGAGGCCAGCGGTGAGTTGGCTGCCACAACGAGAGCGGCGGACGAGCCGGCTGCTGCGGGAAATGTAGGCGAGCTGGCTGCTGCTGCGAATGCTTCAGGTGGATTGGCGGCGGAGGCCGAGACTGCGGGCGAGCCGGCTGCTGCTGCGAGAGCTGGGGGCGAGCTGGCTGCGGCGGCAGAGACTGCGGGCGAGCCTGCGGCGGATGGGGCTGCGCGCGAGCCGGGCGCTGTTGCAGGATCGGCGGGCGAGCCGGCTTCCGCCGCGTTCGCCGCCGGTCGGCCCGGGCCGCATGCGCATGGCTCCGCCGCAACCGAAGCCGCAGCGCTCGAGGCGCCGGAGGAGCGTGCGCGCATCCTCGCGGTCGACGACGACCCGGTGAACCTGAGCGTGCTCGCCGGCATCCTCTCGAGTGAGCCCTACGACATCTCGTACGCGCGATCGGCGCAAGAGGCCCTCACTATGCTGGGCGACCGGCGGTGGGACCTGATCATCGCCGACGTGATGATGCCGCGCATGTCCGGCTACGAGCTGACCCGGACGGTCAGAGCGCGCTACGATGCCTCGGAGCTGCCGATCCTGCTCCTGACCGCGCGCAGTCAGCCTGCGGATATTTACGCGGGGTTCCAGGCCGGCGCAAGCGACTACGTCGCCAAGCCGGTGGACGCCCCGGAGCTGCGCTACCGCATTCGCGCGCTCGTCGCGCTCAAGCGGTCTGCAAGCGAGCGTCTGCGCATGGAGGCCGCGTATTTGCAGGCCCAGATCCAGCCGCACTTCGTCGTCAATACGCTCAACTCGATCGTCGCGCTTGGCGAGACCGATCCCGACCGCATGCGCGGGCTGGGCCATGCCTTTGCCTCGTTTCTCCGTATGAGCTTCGATTCGCTGAATACCGAGGAGCTGGTCGTGCTGTCCCATGAGATCGGGCTGACCGAGGCTTATCTGTTCATCGAGCGCGAGCGTTTCCCCGGCAGGCTGCAGGTCGTCTGGGAAACGGAACCCGGCATGGAGCCGTTCGTTCCGCCCCTATCGATCCAGCCGCTCGTCGAGAACGCGGTCAAGCACGGCGTGCTCCGCCAGAGCGAAGGCGGCACGGTGCGCATCCGCATCCTGCGCGCCGACGGCGGGGTCCGGATCGAGGTCGGCGACGACGGCGTCGGCATGACCGAAGAACAGGCGAGGCTGGCGCTGACCCAGCCCGCCACGGGTCGCCGCGGCGTCGGCCTGTTCAATACGAACCGGCGGCTGAAGCGGCTTTACGGCGAAGGGCTTCACATCGTCAGCCAGCCGGGTCAAGGCACGACCGTCTCCTTTGAGGTGCCGGAGCGCGGGTCGCGCGGGTAG